From Eubalaena glacialis isolate mEubGla1 chromosome 17, mEubGla1.1.hap2.+ XY, whole genome shotgun sequence, a single genomic window includes:
- the HGH1 gene encoding protein HGH1 homolog: MREDEGDVGGSAGGLASVGSPMLEAGPKAEAAKLLPFLALGARADLQAAAAQHVLALTGSGPGRTLLAGQAALLRALVELAVAPAPAPARDAARALVNLSADPGLHEPLLAAEPGLPARLLGCALDPQWPWAEEAAAVLANLSREPVPCTALMAALAAAEPGESGLERLVRALCTPGYNARAPLHYLGPLLSNLSQRPATRAFLLDPDRCVVQRLLPLTQYPDSSVRRGGVVGTLRNCCFEHRHHEWLLGPEVDILPFLLLPLAGPEDFSEEEMERLPVDLQYLPQDKQRDPDADIRKMLIETIMLLTATAPGRKQVRDQGAYLILRELHDWEPEPDVRVTCEKLIQVLIGDEPEHGMENLLEVQVPEDVERQLQQQDRQEQEQCERVQQALELAPETQAEVAAPT; the protein is encoded by the exons ATGCGGGAGGACGAAGGGGACGTGGGTGGGTCAGCCGGTGGCCTCGCCTCCGTAGGGTCGCCGATGCTGGAGGCCGGCCCGAAGGCGGAGGCGGCGAAGCTGCTGCCCTTCCTGGCGCTCGGGGCGCGGGCTGACCTGCAGGCGGCGGCGGCGCAGCATGTGCTGGCGCTGACCGGCTCGGGGCCCGGCCGCACGCtgctggccggccaggcggcacTGCTGCGGGCTCTGGTCGAGCTGGCGGTGGCCCCTGCTCCCGCCCCGGCCCGAGACGCCGCTCGCGCGCTAGTCAATCTGTCCGCCGACCCCGGCCTGCACGAGCCGCTGCTGGCGGCCGAGCCCGGACTACCTGCCCGCCTGCTGGGCTGCGCGTTGGACCCACAGTGGCCCTGGGCCGAGGAGGCGGCTGCCGTGCTGGCTAACCTCAGCCGCGAGCCGGTGCCATGTACTGCGCTGATGGCGGCGCTGGCGGCCGCTGAGCCCGGGGAGTCGGGCCTGGAGCGGCTGGTGCGCGCGCTGTGCACTCCCGGCTACAACGCCCGCGCGCCCCTGCACTATTTGGGGCCATTGCTCTCCAACCTCAGCCAGCGTCCTGCGACGCGCGCTTTCCTGCTGGACCCCGACAG GTGCGTGGTCCAGCGGCTGCTGCCCCTTACCCAATACCCGGACTCCTCGGTGCGCAGGGGCGGGGTGGTGGGGACACTGCGAAACTGCTGCTTCGAGCACC GACACCATGAGTGGTTGCTTGGGCCTGAGGTGGACATTCTCCCCTTCTTGCTACTGCCCCTGGCTGGGCCTGAGGACTTCTCCGAGGAGGAGATGGAGC GGCTGCCCGTTGACCTGCAATACCTGCCACAAGACAAGCAGCGAGATCCTGATGCCGACATCCGCAAGATGCTCATTGAGACCATCATGCTG CTGACGGCCACGGCACCTGGTCGGAAGCAGGTGAGGGACCAGGGAGCCTACTTGATCCTGCGCGAGCTGCACGACTGGGAGCCAGAGCCCGACGTGCGGGTGACTTGTGAGAAACTCATCCAG GTTCTCATTGGGGATGAGCCAGAGCATGGCATGGAAAACCTGCTGGAGGTGCAAGTACCTGAGGATGTTGAGCGACAGCTGCAGCAGCAGGACCGCCAGGAGCAGGAACAGTGCGAGCGGGTGCAGCAGGCGCTGGAGCTGGCCCCAGAGACACAGGCAGAGGTAGCCGCACCCACCTGA
- the LOC133077077 gene encoding LOW QUALITY PROTEIN: testis-specific serine/threonine-protein kinase 5-like (The sequence of the model RefSeq protein was modified relative to this genomic sequence to represent the inferred CDS: inserted 1 base in 1 codon): MIPAHRHRPTYRERHRGRRFGASSQQDFRNLAAALRGRRSQLASCSPITPIPLKHVMDQRAFMEQVCKCRDNGYLPSSKKIGSGAFSKVYLAYATQERIQHNSKLASDLRGKRHTMVAIKMVSTAEASVEFSCKFLPREISSLNATYKHLNVVQLYETHQNSWRAYLVLELAARGDLLEHINAVSDHCRCPGLEQEARRLFWQLVSAVAHCHNSGIPCRDLKCENILLDDRGFLNLSDVGSAKRSGLRNSLLSTFGGSVAYTALEGRTSKYSGRQADPWGLGVTLHTLVTGKLPFKEHQXHRMLYLMRRGPTLRPGLSPECQDLIRGLLQLRPRARLGLQQVAAHHWMLPAAHALFPRKKPEESQLPTSPDNVQPSADSDPPRPLLHLRRPQQQGTPPPAPALRAPLVRRPSPGSLPRDEVRL, encoded by the exons ATGATCCCGGCACACAGACACCGCCCCACATACCGGGAGAGGCATCGGGGACGCCGGTTCGGCGCGTCA TCCCAGCAAGACTTCAGAAACTTGGCTGCAGCCTTGAGGGGGCGCAGGTCCCAGCTGGCCTCCTGCAGCCCCATCACCCCTATCCCGCTAAAACAT GTCATGGACCAGAGAGCCTTCATGGAGCAGGTATGCAAATGCAGGGACAACGGCTACCTGCCTTCCTCCAAGAAGATCGGCTCTGGGGCCTTCTCCAAAGTCTACCTGGCCTATGCCACGCAGGAGCGCATACAGCACAACTCCAAGCTGGCCTCTGACCTGCGGGGCAAGCGCCACACCATG GTGGCTATCAAGATGGTCTCCACCGCTGAGGCTTCTGTGGAGTTCTCCTGCAAGTTCCTGCCCCGTGAGATCTCGTCACTCAATGCTACCTACAAGCACCTGAACGTG GTGCAGCTCTACGAGACCCACCAGAACAGCTGGCGCGCCTACTTGGTGCTGGAGCTGGCGGCCCGTGGCGACCTGCTGGAGCACATCAATGCCGTGTCCGACCACTGCCGCTGCCCGGGGCTGGAGCAGGAGGCCCGCAGGCTGTTCTGGCAGCTGGTCAGTGCCGTGGCGCACTGCCACAACTCAGGCAT CCCATGCAGGGACCTAAAGTGTGAGAACATCCTGCTAGATGACCGAGGCTTCCTAAACCTGAGCG ACGTCGGCTCTGCCAAGCGGTCAGGGCTTAGGAACTCGCTGCTGAGCACCTTCGGCGGCTCTGTGGCCTACACAGCCCTGGAGGGCCGCACGAGCAAGTACAGCGGACGGCAGGCTGACCCGTGGGGCCT AGGTGTCACCCTCCACACCCTGGTGACCGGGAAGCTACCCTTCAAGGAGCACC CCCACCGCATGCTGTACCTGATGCGCCGGGGCCCCACCTTACGGCCAGGCCTGTCCCCAG AGTGCCAGGACCTGATCCGAGGCCTGCTCCAGCTGCGCCCGCGAGCGCGCCTGGGCCTGCAGCAGGTGGCCGCACACCACTGGATGCTGCCCGCCGCGCATGCGCTCTTCCCGCGCA AGAAGCCTGAGGAGTCCCAGCTCCCAACGTCCCCAGACAACGTGCAGCCCAGCGCGGACTCAGATCCCCCAAGGCCGCTCCTGCACCTGCGGCGACCCCAGCAACagggcacccccccccccgcccccgccttgaGAGCGCCTCTTGTCCGGCGCCCGAGCCCAGGGAGTCTCCCCCGAGACGAGGTGCGACTCTGA